One segment of Balaenoptera ricei isolate mBalRic1 chromosome 8, mBalRic1.hap2, whole genome shotgun sequence DNA contains the following:
- the PIDD1 gene encoding p53-induced death domain-containing protein 1 isoform X1 encodes MRRGPETRRRERSLPGPCLSRPAWRAGTCLAPEDSRWAMAAVAEGLEPETAAVEDAVRDATDAADAGLGAPPLLVGNRLSLDLYPRGCHRLLHLCAQQVRQLLEVEFLRLSGHEDPQLLQATLARLPWSLPRLRSLVLKGGQHRDALGACLRGSLATLPASLSGLAHLAHLDLSFNSLETLPACVPQLCGLGALLLSHNCLSELPEALGALPALTFLAATHNRLQTLPTALGSLSTLQRLDLSENLLDALPPEIGGLSSLAELNLASNRLQGLPASLAGLRSLRLLVLHSNLLASVPASLARLPLLTRLDLRDNQLQDVPPELLDAPFVRLQGNPLGGPSPAPHSPPGTPVVPEMPRLLLTSDLDSFAVTPLGCSVTLACGVRLQFPVGATATPVTVRYRLWLPEPRLVPLGPHDSLLSGVLELQPHGVAFQKEVGLWLLFVPPRARRCREVVVRTLSDNSWSDLETHLEEEAPKRLWARCQVPHFSWFLVVSRPVSDACLVPPEGTLLCSSGHPGVKVTFPPGATEEPRHVRMQVVRVGSRELPALLGEPEAATSPLLYLSQRGPPSFLRPVTVQLPLPPGVTGLSLDRSHLHLLYRAPPAATWDDITAQVALELTHLYARFQVTRFSWSVPPRPPASSVPHPRPGLRTPLTPSLPRYWLWYTTKTCVGGLARKAWERLRLHRVNLIALQRRRDPEQVLLQCLPRNKVDSTLRRLLERYRGPEPSDTVEMFEGEKFFAAFERGIDVDADRPDCVEGRVCFVFYSHLKNLKEVYVTTTLDRRAQAVRGQVSFYRGEVPEEVPEEAGAARQKRGADAPWMATLPIKLPRLRGSEGPGQGAGLSLAPLNLGDAETGFLTQSNLLNVAGRLGPDWPAVALHLGLPYRELQRIRHEFRDDLDGQIRHMLFSWAERQAGQPGAVGLLVQALEQSDRRDVAEEVRAVLELGRRKYQEGIQRTSLAPGDLGPPGSSASQSAEPAQA; translated from the exons ATGCGGCGGGGCCCGGAAACGCGCCGCCGGGAGCGCAG CCTCCCTGGGCCCTGCCTGAGCAGGCCTGCCTGGCGAGCTGGGACATGTCTGGCCCCCGAGGACAGCCGGTGGGCGATGGCTGCGGTGGCGGAGGGGCTGGAGCCCGAGACAGCGGCTGTAGAAGATGCTGTAAGAGATGCTACAGATGCTGCGGATGCAGGACTGGGGGCACCCCCTCTCCTGGTTGGGAACCGGCTGAGCCTGGACCTATACCCCAGGGGCTGCCACCGGCTGCTGCACCTGTGTGCCCAGCAGGTCCGTCAGCTGCTGGAGGTGGAGTTCCTGCGGCTGAGTGGCCACGAGGACCCTCAGCTGCTGCAGGCCACCCTGGCGCGTCTGCCCTGGAGCCTGCCACGCCTCCGCTCCCTGGTCCTCAAAG GTGGGCAACATCGGGACGCTCTGGGTGCCTGCCTCCGGGGCTCCCTCGCCACGCTGCCCGCCAGCCTGAGTGGCCTAGCCCACTTGGCCCACCTGGACCTGAGCTTCAACAGCCTGGAGACGTTGCCAGCCTGTGTCCCGCAGTTGTGTGGCCTGGGTGCCCTCCTGCTCTCTCATAACTGcctctcagagctgcctgaggccCTGGGGGCCCTCCCCGCCCTCACCTTCCTCGCTGCCACCCACAACCGCCTGCAAACGCTGCCCACAGCACTGGGGTCCTTGTCCACCCTGCAGCGCCTCGATCTCTCTGAGAACCTGCTGGATGCTCTGCCCCCGGAGATCGGAGGCCTGAGCAGCCTGGCCGAGCTCAACCTGGCCTCCAACCGGCTGcagggcctccctgcctcccttg CGGGCCTGCGGTCCCTACGGCTCCTCGTTCTGCACAGCAACCTTCTGGCTTCGGTGCCTGCCAGCCTGGCTCGCCTCCCGCTGCTCACCCGGCTCGACCTGAGGGACAACCAGCTCCAGGACGTGCCCCCCGAGCTACTGGATGCCCCCTTCGTGCGCCTGCAAGGAAACCCCCTGGGTGGGCCTAGCCCTGCCCCCCACAGTCCTCCAG GGACACCCGTGGTCCCAGAAATGCCCAGACTGTTGCTGACTTCAGATCTGGACAG CTTCGCCGTGACCCCCCTAGGCTGCTCTGTGACCCTGGCCTGCGGTGTCCGCCTGCAGTTCCCCGTGGGAGCCACTGCTACCCCTGTTACCGTCCGCTATCGACTGTGGCTGCCAGAGCCACGCCTCGTCCCCCTGGGTCCCCATGACTCTCTGCTCAGTGGTGTCCTGGAGCTGCAGCCCCACGGGGTGGCCTTCCAGAAG GAGGTGGGCCTGTGGCTGCTCTTTGTGCCCCCACGGGCCCGGCGTTGCCGTGAGGTGGTGGTCAGGACCCTGAGTGACAATAGCTGGAGTGACCTGGAGACCCACCTGGAGGAAGAGGCGCCCAAG CGGCTCTGGGCTCGCTGCCAGGTGCCCCACTTCTCCTGGTTCCTCGTGGTTTCGCGCCCTGTGTCTGACGCCTGCCTGGTGCCACCAGAGGGGACATTGCTGTGCTCCTCAGGACATCCTGGGGTCAAGGTCACATTCCCCCCTGGGGCCACTGAGGAGCCCCGTCATGTCCGCATGCAG GTGGTGCGCGTGGGCAGCAGAGAACTGCCGGCCCTGCTGGGAGAGCCTGAGGCGGCCACCAGCCCCCTGCTCTACCTCTCCCAGAGGGGCCCCCCCAGCTTCCTTCGGCCGGTCACCGTGCAACTGCCTCTGCCCCCTGGCGTCACAG GCCTGAGTCTGGACCGCTCGCACCTGCACCTGCTGTACCGGGCCCCTCCTGCGGCCACCTGGGATGACATCACGGCGCAGGTGGCGCTGGAGCTCACCCACCTGTATGCTCGCTTCCAGGTCACGCGCTTCTCCTGGTcagtgcccccccgcccccccgcttcctcggtcccccacccccgccccggtcTGCGCACCCCGCTCACCCCCAGCCTTCCCAGGTACTGGCTCTGGTACACCACCAAGACCTGCGTGGGGGGCCTGGCGCGGAAGGCCTGGGAGCGGCTGCGGCTGCACCGCGTGAACCTCATTGCGCTGCAGAGGCGCCGGGACCCCGAGCAGGTCCTGCTGCAGTGCCTGCCCCGCAACaag GTGGATAGCACCTTGCGGCGGCTGCTGGAGCGGTACCGCGGCCCGGAGCCCTCAGACACCGTGGAGATGTTTGAGGGTGAGAAGTTCTTCGCTGCCTTCGAGAGGGGCATCGACGTGGATGCCG accGTCCAGACTGTGTGGAGGGCAGGGTGTGCTTCGTCTTCTACTCACACCTGAAGAACCTGAAGGAGGTGTACGTGACCACAACCCTGGACCGGCGGGCTCAGGCCGTGAGGGGCCAG GTGTCCTTCTACCGGGGAGAGGTGCCAGAGGAGGTGCCTGAGGAGGCGGGGGCTGCTCGGCAGAAGAGGGGTGCAGACGCCCCGTGGATGGCCACTCTGCCCATCAAGCTGCCG AGACTGCGGGGATCcgagggcccagggcagggggctgGCCTCTCCCTGGCACCTCTGAACCTGGGCGACGCCGAGACtgggttcctgacacagagcaaCCTGCTAAATGTGGCCGGCCGCCTGGGCCCTGACTGGCCAGCCGTGGCCCTGCACCTGGGTTTGCCCTACCGTGAGCTGCAGCGCATCCGGCATGAGTTCCG GGATGACCTGGATGGGCAGATCCGCCATATGCTCTTCTCCTGGGCTGAGCGCCAGGCTGGGCAGCCAGGGGCCGTGGGGCTCCTCGTGCAGGCCCTGGAGCAGAGTGACCGGCGGGACGTGGCCGAAGAGGTGCGGGCTGTCTTGGAGCTTGGCCGCCGCAAGTACCAGGAGGGCATCCAGCGCACAAGCCTGGCCCCCGGGGACCTTGGCCCACCTGGCTCTTCAGCATCACAATCCGCCGAGCCTGCCCAGGCCTAG
- the PIDD1 gene encoding p53-induced death domain-containing protein 1 isoform X2 has translation MRRGPETRRRERSLPGPCLSRPAWRAGTCLAPEDSRWAMAAVAEGLEPETAAVEDAVRDATDAADAGLGAPPLLVGNRLSLDLYPRGCHRLLHLCAQQVRQLLEVEFLRLSGHEDPQLLQATLARLPWSLPRLRSLVLKGGQHRDALGACLRGSLATLPASLSGLAHLAHLDLSFNSLETLPACVPQLCGLGALLLSHNCLSELPEALGALPALTFLAATHNRLQTLPTALGSLSTLQRLDLSENLLDALPPEIGGLSSLAELNLASNRLQGLPASLAGLRSLRLLVLHSNLLASVPASLARLPLLTRLDLRDNQLQDVPPELLDAPFVRLQGNPLGGPSPAPHSPPGTPVVPEMPRLLLTSDLDSFAVTPLGCSVTLACGVRLQFPVGATATPVTVRYRLWLPEPRLVPLGPHDSLLSGVLELQPHGVAFQKEVGLWLLFVPPRARRCREVVVRTLSDNSWSDLETHLEEEAPKRLWARCQVPHFSWFLVVSRPVSDACLVPPEGTLLCSSGHPGVKVTFPPGATEEPRHVRMQVVRVGSRELPALLGEPEAATSPLLYLSQRGPPSFLRPVTVQLPLPPGVTGLSLDRSHLHLLYRAPPAATWDDITAQVALELTHLYARFQVTRFSWYWLWYTTKTCVGGLARKAWERLRLHRVNLIALQRRRDPEQVLLQCLPRNKVDSTLRRLLERYRGPEPSDTVEMFEGEKFFAAFERGIDVDADRPDCVEGRVCFVFYSHLKNLKEVYVTTTLDRRAQAVRGQVSFYRGEVPEEVPEEAGAARQKRGADAPWMATLPIKLPRLRGSEGPGQGAGLSLAPLNLGDAETGFLTQSNLLNVAGRLGPDWPAVALHLGLPYRELQRIRHEFRDDLDGQIRHMLFSWAERQAGQPGAVGLLVQALEQSDRRDVAEEVRAVLELGRRKYQEGIQRTSLAPGDLGPPGSSASQSAEPAQA, from the exons ATGCGGCGGGGCCCGGAAACGCGCCGCCGGGAGCGCAG CCTCCCTGGGCCCTGCCTGAGCAGGCCTGCCTGGCGAGCTGGGACATGTCTGGCCCCCGAGGACAGCCGGTGGGCGATGGCTGCGGTGGCGGAGGGGCTGGAGCCCGAGACAGCGGCTGTAGAAGATGCTGTAAGAGATGCTACAGATGCTGCGGATGCAGGACTGGGGGCACCCCCTCTCCTGGTTGGGAACCGGCTGAGCCTGGACCTATACCCCAGGGGCTGCCACCGGCTGCTGCACCTGTGTGCCCAGCAGGTCCGTCAGCTGCTGGAGGTGGAGTTCCTGCGGCTGAGTGGCCACGAGGACCCTCAGCTGCTGCAGGCCACCCTGGCGCGTCTGCCCTGGAGCCTGCCACGCCTCCGCTCCCTGGTCCTCAAAG GTGGGCAACATCGGGACGCTCTGGGTGCCTGCCTCCGGGGCTCCCTCGCCACGCTGCCCGCCAGCCTGAGTGGCCTAGCCCACTTGGCCCACCTGGACCTGAGCTTCAACAGCCTGGAGACGTTGCCAGCCTGTGTCCCGCAGTTGTGTGGCCTGGGTGCCCTCCTGCTCTCTCATAACTGcctctcagagctgcctgaggccCTGGGGGCCCTCCCCGCCCTCACCTTCCTCGCTGCCACCCACAACCGCCTGCAAACGCTGCCCACAGCACTGGGGTCCTTGTCCACCCTGCAGCGCCTCGATCTCTCTGAGAACCTGCTGGATGCTCTGCCCCCGGAGATCGGAGGCCTGAGCAGCCTGGCCGAGCTCAACCTGGCCTCCAACCGGCTGcagggcctccctgcctcccttg CGGGCCTGCGGTCCCTACGGCTCCTCGTTCTGCACAGCAACCTTCTGGCTTCGGTGCCTGCCAGCCTGGCTCGCCTCCCGCTGCTCACCCGGCTCGACCTGAGGGACAACCAGCTCCAGGACGTGCCCCCCGAGCTACTGGATGCCCCCTTCGTGCGCCTGCAAGGAAACCCCCTGGGTGGGCCTAGCCCTGCCCCCCACAGTCCTCCAG GGACACCCGTGGTCCCAGAAATGCCCAGACTGTTGCTGACTTCAGATCTGGACAG CTTCGCCGTGACCCCCCTAGGCTGCTCTGTGACCCTGGCCTGCGGTGTCCGCCTGCAGTTCCCCGTGGGAGCCACTGCTACCCCTGTTACCGTCCGCTATCGACTGTGGCTGCCAGAGCCACGCCTCGTCCCCCTGGGTCCCCATGACTCTCTGCTCAGTGGTGTCCTGGAGCTGCAGCCCCACGGGGTGGCCTTCCAGAAG GAGGTGGGCCTGTGGCTGCTCTTTGTGCCCCCACGGGCCCGGCGTTGCCGTGAGGTGGTGGTCAGGACCCTGAGTGACAATAGCTGGAGTGACCTGGAGACCCACCTGGAGGAAGAGGCGCCCAAG CGGCTCTGGGCTCGCTGCCAGGTGCCCCACTTCTCCTGGTTCCTCGTGGTTTCGCGCCCTGTGTCTGACGCCTGCCTGGTGCCACCAGAGGGGACATTGCTGTGCTCCTCAGGACATCCTGGGGTCAAGGTCACATTCCCCCCTGGGGCCACTGAGGAGCCCCGTCATGTCCGCATGCAG GTGGTGCGCGTGGGCAGCAGAGAACTGCCGGCCCTGCTGGGAGAGCCTGAGGCGGCCACCAGCCCCCTGCTCTACCTCTCCCAGAGGGGCCCCCCCAGCTTCCTTCGGCCGGTCACCGTGCAACTGCCTCTGCCCCCTGGCGTCACAG GCCTGAGTCTGGACCGCTCGCACCTGCACCTGCTGTACCGGGCCCCTCCTGCGGCCACCTGGGATGACATCACGGCGCAGGTGGCGCTGGAGCTCACCCACCTGTATGCTCGCTTCCAGGTCACGCGCTTCTCCTG GTACTGGCTCTGGTACACCACCAAGACCTGCGTGGGGGGCCTGGCGCGGAAGGCCTGGGAGCGGCTGCGGCTGCACCGCGTGAACCTCATTGCGCTGCAGAGGCGCCGGGACCCCGAGCAGGTCCTGCTGCAGTGCCTGCCCCGCAACaag GTGGATAGCACCTTGCGGCGGCTGCTGGAGCGGTACCGCGGCCCGGAGCCCTCAGACACCGTGGAGATGTTTGAGGGTGAGAAGTTCTTCGCTGCCTTCGAGAGGGGCATCGACGTGGATGCCG accGTCCAGACTGTGTGGAGGGCAGGGTGTGCTTCGTCTTCTACTCACACCTGAAGAACCTGAAGGAGGTGTACGTGACCACAACCCTGGACCGGCGGGCTCAGGCCGTGAGGGGCCAG GTGTCCTTCTACCGGGGAGAGGTGCCAGAGGAGGTGCCTGAGGAGGCGGGGGCTGCTCGGCAGAAGAGGGGTGCAGACGCCCCGTGGATGGCCACTCTGCCCATCAAGCTGCCG AGACTGCGGGGATCcgagggcccagggcagggggctgGCCTCTCCCTGGCACCTCTGAACCTGGGCGACGCCGAGACtgggttcctgacacagagcaaCCTGCTAAATGTGGCCGGCCGCCTGGGCCCTGACTGGCCAGCCGTGGCCCTGCACCTGGGTTTGCCCTACCGTGAGCTGCAGCGCATCCGGCATGAGTTCCG GGATGACCTGGATGGGCAGATCCGCCATATGCTCTTCTCCTGGGCTGAGCGCCAGGCTGGGCAGCCAGGGGCCGTGGGGCTCCTCGTGCAGGCCCTGGAGCAGAGTGACCGGCGGGACGTGGCCGAAGAGGTGCGGGCTGTCTTGGAGCTTGGCCGCCGCAAGTACCAGGAGGGCATCCAGCGCACAAGCCTGGCCCCCGGGGACCTTGGCCCACCTGGCTCTTCAGCATCACAATCCGCCGAGCCTGCCCAGGCCTAG
- the PIDD1 gene encoding p53-induced death domain-containing protein 1 isoform X4 has product MRRGPETRRRERSLPGPCLSRPAWRAGTCLAPEDSRWAMAAVAEGLEPETAAVEDAVRDATDAADAGLGAPPLLVGNRLSLDLYPRGCHRLLHLCAQQVRQLLEVEFLRLSGHEDPQLLQATLARLPWSLPRLRSLVLKGGQHRDALGACLRGSLATLPASLSGLAHLAHLDLSFNSLETLPACVPQLCGLGALLLSHNCLSELPEALGALPALTFLAATHNRLQTLPTALGSLSTLQRLDLSENLLDALPPEIGGLSSLAELNLASNRLQGLPASLAGLRSLRLLVLHSNLLASVPASLARLPLLTRLDLRDNQLQDVPPELLDAPFVRLQGNPLGGPSPAPHSPPGTPVVPEMPRLLLTSDLDSFAVTPLGCSVTLACGVRLQFPVGATATPVTVRYRLWLPEPRLVPLGPHDSLLSGVLELQPHGVAFQKEVGLWLLFVPPRARRCREVVVRTLSDNSWSDLETHLEEEAPKRLWARCQVPHFSWFLVVSRPVSDACLVPPEGTLLCSSGHPGVKVTFPPGATEEPRHVRMQVVRVGSRELPALLGEPEAATSPLLYLSQRGPPSFLRPVTVQLPLPPGVTGLSLDRSHLHLLYRAPPAATWDDITAQVALELTHLYARFQVTRFSWYWLWYTTKTCVGGLARKAWERLRLHRVNLIALQRRRDPEQVDSTLRRLLERYRGPEPSDTVEMFEGEKFFAAFERGIDVDADRPDCVEGRVCFVFYSHLKNLKEVYVTTTLDRRAQAVRGQVSFYRGEVPEEVPEEAGAARQKRGADAPWMATLPIKLPRLRGSEGPGQGAGLSLAPLNLGDAETGFLTQSNLLNVAGRLGPDWPAVALHLGLPYRELQRIRHEFRDDLDGQIRHMLFSWAERQAGQPGAVGLLVQALEQSDRRDVAEEVRAVLELGRRKYQEGIQRTSLAPGDLGPPGSSASQSAEPAQA; this is encoded by the exons ATGCGGCGGGGCCCGGAAACGCGCCGCCGGGAGCGCAG CCTCCCTGGGCCCTGCCTGAGCAGGCCTGCCTGGCGAGCTGGGACATGTCTGGCCCCCGAGGACAGCCGGTGGGCGATGGCTGCGGTGGCGGAGGGGCTGGAGCCCGAGACAGCGGCTGTAGAAGATGCTGTAAGAGATGCTACAGATGCTGCGGATGCAGGACTGGGGGCACCCCCTCTCCTGGTTGGGAACCGGCTGAGCCTGGACCTATACCCCAGGGGCTGCCACCGGCTGCTGCACCTGTGTGCCCAGCAGGTCCGTCAGCTGCTGGAGGTGGAGTTCCTGCGGCTGAGTGGCCACGAGGACCCTCAGCTGCTGCAGGCCACCCTGGCGCGTCTGCCCTGGAGCCTGCCACGCCTCCGCTCCCTGGTCCTCAAAG GTGGGCAACATCGGGACGCTCTGGGTGCCTGCCTCCGGGGCTCCCTCGCCACGCTGCCCGCCAGCCTGAGTGGCCTAGCCCACTTGGCCCACCTGGACCTGAGCTTCAACAGCCTGGAGACGTTGCCAGCCTGTGTCCCGCAGTTGTGTGGCCTGGGTGCCCTCCTGCTCTCTCATAACTGcctctcagagctgcctgaggccCTGGGGGCCCTCCCCGCCCTCACCTTCCTCGCTGCCACCCACAACCGCCTGCAAACGCTGCCCACAGCACTGGGGTCCTTGTCCACCCTGCAGCGCCTCGATCTCTCTGAGAACCTGCTGGATGCTCTGCCCCCGGAGATCGGAGGCCTGAGCAGCCTGGCCGAGCTCAACCTGGCCTCCAACCGGCTGcagggcctccctgcctcccttg CGGGCCTGCGGTCCCTACGGCTCCTCGTTCTGCACAGCAACCTTCTGGCTTCGGTGCCTGCCAGCCTGGCTCGCCTCCCGCTGCTCACCCGGCTCGACCTGAGGGACAACCAGCTCCAGGACGTGCCCCCCGAGCTACTGGATGCCCCCTTCGTGCGCCTGCAAGGAAACCCCCTGGGTGGGCCTAGCCCTGCCCCCCACAGTCCTCCAG GGACACCCGTGGTCCCAGAAATGCCCAGACTGTTGCTGACTTCAGATCTGGACAG CTTCGCCGTGACCCCCCTAGGCTGCTCTGTGACCCTGGCCTGCGGTGTCCGCCTGCAGTTCCCCGTGGGAGCCACTGCTACCCCTGTTACCGTCCGCTATCGACTGTGGCTGCCAGAGCCACGCCTCGTCCCCCTGGGTCCCCATGACTCTCTGCTCAGTGGTGTCCTGGAGCTGCAGCCCCACGGGGTGGCCTTCCAGAAG GAGGTGGGCCTGTGGCTGCTCTTTGTGCCCCCACGGGCCCGGCGTTGCCGTGAGGTGGTGGTCAGGACCCTGAGTGACAATAGCTGGAGTGACCTGGAGACCCACCTGGAGGAAGAGGCGCCCAAG CGGCTCTGGGCTCGCTGCCAGGTGCCCCACTTCTCCTGGTTCCTCGTGGTTTCGCGCCCTGTGTCTGACGCCTGCCTGGTGCCACCAGAGGGGACATTGCTGTGCTCCTCAGGACATCCTGGGGTCAAGGTCACATTCCCCCCTGGGGCCACTGAGGAGCCCCGTCATGTCCGCATGCAG GTGGTGCGCGTGGGCAGCAGAGAACTGCCGGCCCTGCTGGGAGAGCCTGAGGCGGCCACCAGCCCCCTGCTCTACCTCTCCCAGAGGGGCCCCCCCAGCTTCCTTCGGCCGGTCACCGTGCAACTGCCTCTGCCCCCTGGCGTCACAG GCCTGAGTCTGGACCGCTCGCACCTGCACCTGCTGTACCGGGCCCCTCCTGCGGCCACCTGGGATGACATCACGGCGCAGGTGGCGCTGGAGCTCACCCACCTGTATGCTCGCTTCCAGGTCACGCGCTTCTCCTG GTACTGGCTCTGGTACACCACCAAGACCTGCGTGGGGGGCCTGGCGCGGAAGGCCTGGGAGCGGCTGCGGCTGCACCGCGTGAACCTCATTGCGCTGCAGAGGCGCCGGGACCCCGAGCAG GTGGATAGCACCTTGCGGCGGCTGCTGGAGCGGTACCGCGGCCCGGAGCCCTCAGACACCGTGGAGATGTTTGAGGGTGAGAAGTTCTTCGCTGCCTTCGAGAGGGGCATCGACGTGGATGCCG accGTCCAGACTGTGTGGAGGGCAGGGTGTGCTTCGTCTTCTACTCACACCTGAAGAACCTGAAGGAGGTGTACGTGACCACAACCCTGGACCGGCGGGCTCAGGCCGTGAGGGGCCAG GTGTCCTTCTACCGGGGAGAGGTGCCAGAGGAGGTGCCTGAGGAGGCGGGGGCTGCTCGGCAGAAGAGGGGTGCAGACGCCCCGTGGATGGCCACTCTGCCCATCAAGCTGCCG AGACTGCGGGGATCcgagggcccagggcagggggctgGCCTCTCCCTGGCACCTCTGAACCTGGGCGACGCCGAGACtgggttcctgacacagagcaaCCTGCTAAATGTGGCCGGCCGCCTGGGCCCTGACTGGCCAGCCGTGGCCCTGCACCTGGGTTTGCCCTACCGTGAGCTGCAGCGCATCCGGCATGAGTTCCG GGATGACCTGGATGGGCAGATCCGCCATATGCTCTTCTCCTGGGCTGAGCGCCAGGCTGGGCAGCCAGGGGCCGTGGGGCTCCTCGTGCAGGCCCTGGAGCAGAGTGACCGGCGGGACGTGGCCGAAGAGGTGCGGGCTGTCTTGGAGCTTGGCCGCCGCAAGTACCAGGAGGGCATCCAGCGCACAAGCCTGGCCCCCGGGGACCTTGGCCCACCTGGCTCTTCAGCATCACAATCCGCCGAGCCTGCCCAGGCCTAG